The Abditibacteriota bacterium DNA window ATCCCGATGCATGGTCTCAATGACCATCTTTCTGAAATCACCGTCATACTTTCTGTTCTTTCTATGGCGCTTCATGAAAACTGTCCTCTCTTCGTACAATAATATCATAACATAGTTGTCCTACTTTTGGGGTGCAGATCAAACCCATGGGTATTCTTTGTTGACGATTTTCCACCAAAAGTTTTCCAAGCGGATTCTTTATAAAGCCTGAAGCCATTTATGTTACTGGTACAGTGAATTAGATTATAAACAACAGCATTCCTTGTATTAAAAAATGGGAAGGCAGCAATGTAGTATTTTTTCCCTCGGTCAAGTCGCAAACCCTTGATAATTCTTTCGATGCGTTGTTCAAAAGCGTCTTTATCGCTTCCATATAGAAGGAGATTTTCAAGGTCCATCAAATATGTTTGTTGGTATTTATTTCTTGTGTTCTCAGTTTTAACCATCTTAACTGCTCTTATGGTATCTGATACCATATGATTAAGTATTACCTCGCTCCAGCTGTTTATAAACGGCATTATTGCGCCCCAGTCAATAGAGGCAATAAATGGATCGTAGACAAGAAGGTAATGCTTGTTCTTTTGTATCATCTGCCCTAAACGTCTGGCCAAATCATTTCCGTTCTCGGTTGTGATATGCCAATGGAAATTTTTAGTTTCCTTGGGCATGAGAGTTTTCAAGTGTTCTGTTTTTGCTTCGCAAAAATCGCTGAAATATAAATCAATTTGCTTCTCTTGATATTGCCACGCAACATTCCTGAGGTAGTTTGCCACCCGAACAGGAGTGCCATATACTTGAGTGCCGGTATCATCGAAGTACTCGCCACAATTTGACATGCAATCAATGAAAACAAGTCCTGAACAATACGTGTTTTGGAGTAACTTTTGTGCCCAAGTCTCTACGTACTTCTTGATTAATTCAAACTTTTTGATTGAATGAGGATTAACATGTCCAATAACAGTACCGTTGATGTTCACTTCATTTATTCTCCAGCAATACGATAAACTATTAAAAATCGTGTCAAAAAGTCCTACTTTATATAGTAAAATCTATATTTGTATCGATTCACTTTTCTGCTTTCTCGGATAAGGTTCCTTCTTTGATATGGTAACTGATACCATGTTTGTTACAAAAAGATATAACCTCATCAGCCTTGTCGTTATAGAAATTTTTGTGAAGGCTATATGACGTTACATCTGTACTGTAATTCATTCGACCAAATATAATTCGGTCAACAAAAGCTACTTGCTCAAGCAACTTCTGCAAATCCTGTTTAACTATGTTAGGTGTCGGAAACGGCTCGATGCTAACCCATGTTTTACAACCTGCTTCATGCAAAGCCTTAAGTGAATCAAGTCGTTTTTTCCATGGGGCTGAACCAGGTTCCATGCGCTTTCGAAATGACTCGTTTGTAGAAATTAACGTGATGCCGTACTCATTCTCTTTAGAGAGTTTTGCAAGTTCAATTGGCAAAACTCCTTTAGTTAGAACGGAGCATCGGACCCCTGCTTCATTAATCTTTCTTATTGCCTCAAAGCTCATGCTCTGGACTTCATTGTACTGATACATGAACGGATCGGTTGTAAAGCACAAATGCAGTATCTTGATTTTATTCTTGAGTTTCGGTAGTTCGACATCCAGTAAAGACAGCGTGTTTTCAACAAGTGCAGGTTCACACCATTCATCATATGATTTTATCTCGCCAAACCTTTTCTTCTGCAAAAATGCGTAACAAGGATAATGGCAACCATGAGAGCAACCCAAGACATGGTTCATTGTGTAGTCACCATATTCGACCCCTGTTTTGTATATAAGCGATTTTCTCTTAATAAACTTCTTGATTTTTTTCATGACTCCCACTTAATGTGTACTTTTTGATTTGAGCTTTCTGACATGAATGTTGTCGGTCTGCCCGTAGCTGTAAATGCCGGGTTTCTTAAAACTGAAATATGACCTTCTTTTTCAAATTCTTTTAGAACCTTAGCGACTTTATGTTTTTCGCAGATTGCCCCATTTCTCATATAGAATTCAGCCAAAGCCTTGTTATATGAAGTCATAACGTTGTAACTTGAAAAATGCTCCTTTGCTTTGTTCTTAATGATTGTATCATCGATGAAATTATTATTCGGGTCTTCAGGGATTAAAGACAATTGCCTGTTGTTTTGGACAGTTTGCCATAGCTGCCAGCGATTCCAGATATTATCAACCATTAACAAGCAACCGTCAGGGTGGTTAGTAGCATGAATCATTCTATATTTTGGTCTTTGGCCTTGACGTATTCTAAGTGGCATGTTAAGGACATAGGTAAAATCTTTTGATAGTCGTTGACAATACTGCTTTGCAAAGCATTCTTCTGCCTGGTATCCGTCTTTTCGTCTGTCGCGATAGTCTTTTATAATGGCCTGCCAATAGTTACCACCGGCAATTACATCTAAGTCATGAATAGAATTTGGAGTAGTCGTATTTGTTGAATCGTATTCTACAAGGTCATCAAATACTGTCGGATCATCAAGTATTAATGTAGTACCTAATACACTGCAAGCTTCTCGGATAAATCCGAATGTATTTAGATTAATTAGCAACTCAACAGAATTAAAACCGTTTTTAGCAAGTGTGTCAAATATAGGAAAATGAAGCGACTTGATTCCATAGGGATCAAGATATAAGAATACGTTAGTATTGACCTTGTCCCTGAGAATATCAAAGATTTGTTCTTCGTATCGTCCTGATACAACTGTTGCAGACGGATAATCTGATAGGACTTCTTGTAATTCGCGTCCATACTTTAATTCAATAAAAGTTGTGCTGATACAAGGATTATCATGTGTTGTTGATCTCAAACACTCTTCAATAACATCTAAAGCAATTAATGGGGAACCCGGTTTCCCATCTTCAAATTTGCCCTTGCCGGCAAAACAATCGATATATGTTAACGGCTTATGTGTGTGAAGAATTTTAGCAACATACGGTTTAAAATAACACTCAAAGAGTTGGTCTTTCACTTCTGACCACGCTTTCTTTTCCTGAAAGAAGTCATCGTTATTCCTCGGCATATTCTAATCCCCTTCGCCTTAAATCTTTTTAGTAATAATATGTGTCACAATCCGTCTATGCAGCTCAAGGCCTCCTTAATTATATGTTTTATGTTATACGGCATCTGGCTTAGCATAATTATGCGTCTCGTGCGGTCTGACAGAGTTGTAATCCGTGATGTTGTTGAATCGGATTGCGAATTGAAATGCTTTTGGCGAGTTGACCCCGGCAACTTGCGCTGACGCCTGACAGTAATATTAGCGTCCGAATTTATCTTGTTTTGGTATTGGATATCCGTTTCGGCGAAACACGTCCCGGAGAAAGTCGCGTTCCATCGTCAGCTGACCGATGGTTTTCAACATCCGAACGCGCTCTTGCTCCAGCTCAGCCTCCTTTTTGCGGATTTCATTCTCGGATGACGTTCGTTGAACACGCGGTCGGCGTTCTTGATGAATTCTGATTTCCAGTCTTGACCATATCAGAATCTAGACCGCTCTCCGCTGCTTTCTCGCCGACTTCCCGATCGCCATCGATAATACAGACCGGCAACTTATAATTCTTTCATAATCCAGAAAAAATGAAATAACTATAAAAACGGACTGCCATAGGCAGCCCGTTTTTAAAAAGATTACAGTCTTTCGCTCTTGTAGACGTCCAGGAAATACTTGTAGGTATCTACCTTCAGCTCGCCGCAGGCGGCTTCGTCCACAGCGATATAAGCGTTGTTGTGGTTCTGCAGAGCAGAGATGGTCCACTTGCTGCTTACCCCGCCTTCCACGCAGTGGGCCAGGGCCCGGGCCTTGTTGTGGCCGTTGATGAGGAGCAGCACCTCGCGGGAGTCGGTGACGGTGGCCACGCCTACGCTGAGGGCTCTGGAGGGCACCTGGTCGGGGTCGTTGTCAAAGAAACGGGAGTTGACGATCTTGGTGTCCTCGGTCAGGTCGCGCACGCCGGTGCGGGAGTTGAGGGAGGTGTAGGGCTCGTTGAAGGCGATGTGACCGTCAACGCCGCTGCCGCCCATAAAGAGGTCTATGCCGCCGTAGGAGGCTATCTTTTCTTCATAGCGGGCGCACTCGGCTTCCAGATCCTCGGCCATGCCGTTCAGGATGTTGATGTTGCCGGCGGGAATGTCTATGTGGTCAAAGAAGTTGTCGTGCATGAAGAACCAGTAGCTCTCGTGGTGGGTCCTGGGGAGGCCCACGTATTCATCCATGTTGAAGGTGACCACGTTCTTAAAGGACACCTTGCCCTCTTTGTTGGCCTTGATGAGCTTCTTGTAGACGCCCAGAGGGGAAGACCCGGTGGGGAGACCCAGTACAAAGGGCTTGTCCTTGGGGTGGCTGT harbors:
- a CDS encoding glucosamine-6-phosphate deaminase translates to MKVIIQENYDKMCEWAAAHIIDAINSHPKDKPFVLGLPTGSSPLGVYKKLIKANKEGKVSFKNVVTFNMDEYVGLPRTHHESYWFFMHDNFFDHIDIPAGNINILNGMAEDLEAECARYEEKIASYGGIDLFMGGSGVDGHIAFNEPYTSLNSRTGVRDLTEDTKIVNSRFFDNDPDQVPSRALSVGVATVTDSREVLLLINGHNKARALAHCVEGGVSSKWTISALQNHNNAYIAVDEAACGELKVDTYKYFLDVYKSERL
- a CDS encoding radical SAM protein; amino-acid sequence: MKKIKKFIKRKSLIYKTGVEYGDYTMNHVLGCSHGCHYPCYAFLQKKRFGEIKSYDEWCEPALVENTLSLLDVELPKLKNKIKILHLCFTTDPFMYQYNEVQSMSFEAIRKINEAGVRCSVLTKGVLPIELAKLSKENEYGITLISTNESFRKRMEPGSAPWKKRLDSLKALHEAGCKTWVSIEPFPTPNIVKQDLQKLLEQVAFVDRIIFGRMNYSTDVTSYSLHKNFYNDKADEVISFCNKHGISYHIKEGTLSEKAEK
- the tcmP gene encoding three-Cys-motif partner protein TcmP — its product is MPRNNDDFFQEKKAWSEVKDQLFECYFKPYVAKILHTHKPLTYIDCFAGKGKFEDGKPGSPLIALDVIEECLRSTTHDNPCISTTFIELKYGRELQEVLSDYPSATVVSGRYEEQIFDILRDKVNTNVFLYLDPYGIKSLHFPIFDTLAKNGFNSVELLINLNTFGFIREACSVLGTTLILDDPTVFDDLVEYDSTNTTTPNSIHDLDVIAGGNYWQAIIKDYRDRRKDGYQAEECFAKQYCQRLSKDFTYVLNMPLRIRQGQRPKYRMIHATNHPDGCLLMVDNIWNRWQLWQTVQNNRQLSLIPEDPNNNFIDDTIIKNKAKEHFSSYNVMTSYNKALAEFYMRNGAICEKHKVAKVLKEFEKEGHISVLRNPAFTATGRPTTFMSESSNQKVHIKWES
- the tcmP gene encoding three-Cys-motif partner protein TcmP, whose product is MNINGTVIGHVNPHSIKKFELIKKYVETWAQKLLQNTYCSGLVFIDCMSNCGEYFDDTGTQVYGTPVRVANYLRNVAWQYQEKQIDLYFSDFCEAKTEHLKTLMPKETKNFHWHITTENGNDLARRLGQMIQKNKHYLLVYDPFIASIDWGAIMPFINSWSEVILNHMVSDTIRAVKMVKTENTRNKYQQTYLMDLENLLLYGSDKDAFEQRIERIIKGLRLDRGKKYYIAAFPFFNTRNAVVYNLIHCTSNINGFRLYKESAWKTFGGKSSTKNTHGFDLHPKSRTTML